A genomic region of Cloacibacillus sp. contains the following coding sequences:
- a CDS encoding indolepyruvate oxidoreductase subunit beta, producing the protein MANNDTKSILLVGVGGQGTILASKILTEGLARRGYDVKMSEIHGMSQRGGSVTTHVRFGSKVASPVVPEGEADVLVAFEKVEAARWLQYLKKGGTLVVNNFEIYSLPVLTGAAVYPDCVIEKLKEAVPNTKAFNAGEIASELGNIKAQNIVLFGALVKAMGLEAIDWKEIITEFVPEKLRDLNIKAFEAGLAQ; encoded by the coding sequence ATGGCAAACAATGATACAAAAAGCATTCTTCTTGTGGGCGTCGGCGGGCAGGGGACCATCCTCGCCTCAAAGATCCTCACAGAGGGACTGGCCCGCAGAGGCTACGACGTAAAGATGTCAGAGATACACGGCATGAGCCAGCGCGGCGGCAGCGTCACGACGCACGTTCGTTTCGGCTCAAAGGTGGCCTCTCCGGTAGTGCCGGAGGGAGAGGCCGACGTGCTGGTCGCCTTTGAAAAGGTCGAGGCCGCGCGCTGGCTGCAATACCTTAAAAAGGGCGGGACGCTCGTGGTGAACAACTTTGAGATATACTCGCTGCCGGTCCTTACGGGAGCCGCGGTCTACCCTGACTGCGTAATAGAAAAACTCAAAGAGGCTGTGCCAAACACAAAGGCATTCAACGCGGGAGAGATAGCAAGCGAACTTGGCAACATCAAGGCGCAGAACATCGTGCTCTTCGGCGCGCTGGTAAAGGCGATGGGGCTTGAAGCGATAGACTGGAAAGAAATAATAACAGAATTCGTCCCGGAGAAACTCCGCGACCTCAACATCAAAGCCTTTGAAGCGGGGCTTGCGCAATAG
- the pssA gene encoding CDP-diacylglycerol--serine O-phosphatidyltransferase: MRKVDRRVKNIPIKTIIPNMITSGSVFCGVSSLILAANYRLVPAALLICFAVFFDVMDGRVARSLGGSSAFGEELDSLADAISFGVAPAFLIYTAYIGVDSGIWGPLAASFFALCGVLRLARFNVTHVPAGPFQGLPIPAGGLTLAAIVIAGIPITPLVAISAMFFVGALMVSSVPYCNAKKLKKSNVNRFKLYGLMTFFALCFIILREKAFLAVALMYIISGLVKFDGAAWLLQDTEEEPTAHKKD, from the coding sequence ATGAGAAAAGTTGACAGACGCGTTAAAAATATACCAATCAAGACAATAATCCCCAATATGATAACCAGCGGAAGCGTCTTTTGCGGCGTTTCGTCATTGATACTCGCGGCCAACTACAGATTGGTGCCGGCGGCGCTTCTTATTTGTTTTGCAGTATTCTTCGACGTGATGGACGGCCGCGTGGCGCGCAGCCTGGGCGGCAGCAGCGCCTTTGGCGAAGAGCTTGACAGCCTGGCCGACGCCATCAGCTTCGGAGTGGCTCCCGCCTTTCTTATCTACACCGCCTATATCGGGGTGGACAGCGGTATATGGGGCCCGCTTGCGGCCTCGTTCTTTGCGCTCTGCGGAGTGCTCCGCCTTGCGCGCTTCAACGTGACGCACGTTCCCGCTGGGCCGTTTCAGGGTCTTCCGATACCGGCCGGCGGCCTGACGCTTGCCGCAATAGTAATAGCAGGCATCCCCATCACGCCTCTTGTCGCGATATCCGCGATGTTCTTCGTAGGCGCTTTGATGGTAAGTTCTGTGCCCTACTGCAATGCCAAAAAACTTAAAAAATCCAACGTCAACAGATTCAAGCTCTACGGACTGATGACCTTTTTCGCACTCTGCTTTATAATACTCAGAGAAAAGGCCTTTCTGGCCGTCGCCCTCATGTATATCATAAGCGGGCTTGTGAAGTTTGACGGCGCGGCATGGCTGCTTCAGGATACGGAAGAAGAGCCGACGGCGCACAAAAAGGATTAG
- a CDS encoding Lrp/AsnC family transcriptional regulator, which yields MLSSKLLDDIGRQILRILQEDGRISFNELGRRVGLSSPAVAERVRRMEEAGIILGYRAVVDQARVGYPIMAFIRLSIPVSFLAQADELAKAIPEVLECHHLTGSDGVILKVVVSSVGHLEDVISQMGSCGMTTTAIVLSSPVVARPIDPVKTTATPQPLQ from the coding sequence AGCAGTAAGTTGCTTGATGATATTGGAAGACAGATACTTAGGATACTTCAGGAGGATGGCAGAATTTCTTTTAACGAGTTGGGCAGAAGGGTTGGGCTTTCGTCGCCCGCTGTCGCCGAGCGCGTGAGACGCATGGAAGAGGCCGGCATCATACTGGGATATCGCGCAGTTGTGGACCAGGCCCGCGTAGGCTATCCAATAATGGCCTTCATCCGCCTCTCTATCCCCGTCTCCTTTTTGGCGCAGGCGGACGAACTTGCAAAGGCAATACCCGAGGTGCTTGAGTGCCACCACCTCACAGGCAGCGACGGCGTCATTCTGAAAGTCGTAGTTTCGTCAGTCGGCCACCTTGAGGACGTCATCAGCCAGATGGGAAGCTGCGGAATGACAACGACGGCCATCGTCCTGTCGTCGCCAGTCGTGGCAAGGCCCATAGACCCTGTTAAAACAACGGCTACACCCCAGCCTCTTCAATAA
- the iorA gene encoding indolepyruvate ferredoxin oxidoreductase subunit alpha: MKKIMTGNEAIARGAWEAGLHFASAYPGTPSTEILENLSEYKDLYSEWATNEKVALEAAAGASIAGARALAAMKHVGLNVAADPLFTLAYTGVNGGLVVVTADDPGLFSSQNEQDNRYYAMHAKLPMVEPSDSQEALDYIKEAFDISEKFDTPLLFRVTTRICHSKTLVETSERVEREVSPYAKNSAKYVMAPASAKKRKYLMEERIAAMKDFSENTPLNRVEGGGKIGIITSGISYNHAREVFEDSASYLKLGFTWPLPEKKIRDFAASFETLYIIEENEPYIEDFVKSLGIKCVGREKLPWVDELTPETIRRAFFPGSAEQGGYTVDVTVPPRPPVLCAGCTHRGFFYEVGKYKDVVVTGDIGCYTLGMVPPLSVTDSVICMGASVSAGVGFNKAVERAGRSEKVFAVIGDSTFFHSGITGLIDAIVNKAPIVVNILDNRITAMTGHQENPGTGRTLMGEPTHQVDLKALCVACGVKEENIRLIDPYDLAATKEAIKAGHDASEPFVIITTSPCALIKEVIKKRAKMKCRVDEDKCVKCKLCLKAGCPAVNFRDGRVYIDRASCNGCTICMQICPKKAISREDD; encoded by the coding sequence ATGAAGAAAATAATGACAGGCAATGAAGCCATCGCCCGCGGAGCGTGGGAGGCAGGACTTCATTTCGCGTCGGCCTACCCGGGAACGCCCTCAACAGAAATCCTTGAAAACCTCTCAGAATATAAGGACCTCTATTCAGAGTGGGCGACAAATGAAAAAGTTGCTCTTGAGGCGGCGGCTGGAGCCTCGATTGCGGGAGCGCGCGCGCTTGCCGCTATGAAGCACGTAGGTCTTAACGTCGCGGCTGACCCGCTCTTTACGCTCGCCTACACGGGCGTCAATGGCGGCCTTGTGGTGGTGACGGCGGACGACCCGGGACTTTTCAGCTCGCAGAACGAGCAGGACAACCGTTACTATGCGATGCACGCCAAACTGCCGATGGTAGAACCGTCAGACAGCCAGGAGGCGCTCGATTATATAAAAGAGGCCTTCGACATCTCTGAAAAATTTGACACGCCGCTGCTTTTCCGCGTCACGACGCGCATCTGCCACAGCAAAACGCTCGTTGAAACGTCAGAGCGTGTGGAGCGCGAAGTGAGCCCCTACGCGAAGAACTCCGCCAAGTATGTGATGGCGCCCGCTTCCGCAAAGAAACGTAAATACCTCATGGAAGAAAGAATAGCCGCGATGAAGGATTTTTCTGAAAATACGCCGCTCAACAGAGTTGAAGGCGGCGGCAAAATCGGGATAATCACAAGCGGCATCTCCTACAACCACGCGCGCGAGGTCTTTGAAGACTCGGCCTCCTATTTGAAGCTCGGCTTCACCTGGCCGCTTCCCGAAAAGAAGATCCGCGATTTCGCAGCCTCCTTTGAAACGCTTTATATAATCGAAGAAAACGAACCATACATCGAAGACTTCGTAAAATCGCTTGGCATAAAATGCGTCGGCCGTGAGAAACTGCCGTGGGTCGATGAACTCACGCCGGAAACGATACGCCGTGCCTTCTTCCCCGGCTCTGCGGAGCAGGGCGGATACACCGTCGACGTCACTGTGCCTCCGCGTCCTCCGGTTCTTTGCGCCGGCTGCACGCACCGCGGCTTTTTCTATGAGGTCGGCAAATATAAAGACGTCGTAGTTACGGGCGACATCGGCTGCTACACGCTTGGAATGGTGCCCCCGCTTTCTGTGACGGACTCCGTCATCTGCATGGGAGCCAGCGTTTCCGCGGGCGTCGGCTTCAACAAGGCGGTGGAACGCGCCGGACGCAGCGAAAAGGTCTTTGCCGTCATTGGCGACTCGACCTTCTTCCATTCCGGCATCACGGGCCTGATAGACGCCATCGTAAACAAGGCGCCTATCGTTGTAAACATCCTTGACAACAGGATCACGGCAATGACGGGACATCAGGAAAACCCCGGCACGGGACGCACACTCATGGGCGAACCGACGCATCAGGTGGACCTTAAAGCTCTCTGCGTCGCCTGCGGCGTAAAAGAAGAAAACATCCGCCTAATCGACCCGTACGACCTGGCCGCGACAAAAGAGGCGATAAAGGCAGGTCACGACGCGTCAGAACCCTTTGTGATAATCACAACGTCGCCCTGCGCGCTCATCAAAGAGGTCATTAAAAAACGCGCGAAGATGAAGTGCCGCGTCGACGAAGATAAATGCGTCAAATGCAAGCTGTGCCTGAAGGCGGGCTGCCCCGCGGTAAACTTCCGCGACGGGCGCGTCTACATCGACCGCGCCTCCTGCAACGGCTGCACCATCTGTATGCAGATATGCCCGAAAAAGGCCATTTCAAGGGAGGACGACTAA
- a CDS encoding phosphatidylserine decarboxylase has product MKLARDGYPLITGTLFMTAAGWLISPWITAVMAIPLGIVVWFFRDPERLPERELEPGDFLSPADGKIVEIEEAEHEYIGRAVKIGIFMNAFNVHVNRFPVTAKVEYIKYVPGKKWFAFAPKASEINERLYVGAESEYGRFLLVQIAGILARRIVCRVRLGEIVQRGQRYGMIKMGSKVDLYLPDSIAPNVKIGDVVLAGQTVIGVCKNEKS; this is encoded by the coding sequence ATGAAACTGGCGCGCGACGGATATCCGCTTATAACCGGCACTCTCTTTATGACGGCGGCTGGGTGGCTCATCTCGCCTTGGATCACCGCGGTCATGGCTATCCCGCTTGGCATCGTCGTCTGGTTCTTCCGCGACCCGGAACGTCTGCCTGAAAGGGAGCTTGAACCGGGAGATTTTTTAAGCCCCGCGGATGGCAAAATAGTTGAGATAGAAGAGGCCGAGCACGAGTACATCGGGCGCGCCGTAAAGATCGGCATCTTCATGAACGCCTTCAACGTGCACGTCAACAGGTTCCCTGTGACGGCGAAGGTGGAGTACATAAAATATGTGCCCGGAAAAAAATGGTTCGCATTCGCGCCCAAAGCCTCTGAAATAAATGAGCGTTTGTACGTAGGAGCTGAATCTGAATACGGGCGTTTCCTCTTGGTCCAAATAGCTGGTATACTTGCGCGCAGAATCGTCTGCCGCGTGCGTCTTGGAGAGATAGTGCAGAGAGGCCAAAGATATGGTATGATAAAGATGGGTTCAAAGGTCGATCTTTATTTGCCGGATTCAATAGCGCCGAATGTAAAAATAGGAGACGTTGTTCTTGCCGGGCAGACTGTTATAGGAGTGTGTAAGAATGAGAAAAGTTGA
- the larC gene encoding nickel insertion protein, whose amino-acid sequence MRELEKIQEQTAEEEGNESLVMSEAVEMSANIDDMTGEDLGAAMEILLAAGALDVWFEAIQMKKNRPAVKLSLLSAPSEKQKFAELVLRHTTTLGVRARVVERAVLTRRERTVATRFGGVRVKCGMLAGETVKEMPEYEDIKKIAIETGLSMAAVRKLVAEDEKIQTL is encoded by the coding sequence GTGCGGGAGCTGGAAAAAATTCAGGAACAAACTGCGGAAGAAGAGGGCAATGAGTCGCTTGTCATGAGCGAGGCCGTCGAAATGAGCGCCAATATCGACGATATGACGGGGGAGGATCTCGGGGCGGCAATGGAGATACTGCTTGCGGCAGGCGCTCTTGACGTCTGGTTTGAAGCGATACAGATGAAAAAAAACAGGCCCGCCGTAAAGCTTTCGCTGCTTTCCGCGCCCTCGGAAAAACAAAAGTTCGCAGAGCTTGTGCTGCGGCACACGACGACGCTGGGAGTGCGCGCGCGCGTTGTAGAACGCGCGGTGCTCACGCGGCGCGAGCGGACGGTAGCTACGCGCTTTGGCGGCGTGCGCGTCAAATGCGGGATGCTTGCCGGGGAAACGGTTAAAGAGATGCCGGAGTACGAGGATATAAAAAAAATAGCGATAGAGACGGGGCTTTCCATGGCCGCGGTGAGAAAGCTGGTAGCCGAAGATGAAAAAATACAGACACTATAA
- the gyrA gene encoding DNA gyrase subunit A, whose translation MEHNSKQSKLFEINKVISLPLEEEIKQSYLNYAMSVIVGRALPDARDGLKPVQRRILFAMMELGLRHSQAFKKSARIVGETMGKFHPHGDAAIYDTMARLSQDFSMRYMLVDGQGNFGSIDGDPPAAMRYTEARLHPLGEEMLTDINEDTVDWGPNFDESLKEPLVLPARIPNLLVNGSTGIAVGMATNMPPHNLTEAIDVCCAMLDNPDVELGELMQLMPGPDFPTGGIILGRDGIIDAYRTGRGKITVRGRVDIEDGRKNRRAIIITEIPYMVNKTNFIETIAKCVQSGMIDGISDLRDESDRKGMRVVVELQRDADPNLVLRQLYTRTQLQSTFGVINLAIVDGATRELPLKEMVSLFLDHRRDVVRRRTEFRLRKAEDRRHIVDGLLRALDVIDQVISIIRGSDNAVTARTRLMDELEFSEIQAQAILDMRLQRLTGLEREKLDAELAQLLMDIERYTSILSSHLVLDSVVKEELKDIKASYGDKRRTDIENAADEVADEDLIPEADIVVALSRDGYIRRMPLQDYRVQLRGGKGVKGVTPKAEDEISIIATTTTHRTIYLFTNKGRVFGVRGFTLPEPKTGKGKLVGTIITLEKDEKAVAIKDSMLDGAKFVFFVTKQGTSKRLPVEELDGLTRAGRRVLSLTEGDDISRVRFTSGTDDLLLTTALGQTLRVNEEEFRPLGRQAQGVRGIRLDEGDTVVGCDVVNDANKVLFISERGIGKRTVYDEFTQHHRAGYGVRAMKLSEKTGELVGAWGVNEEEELIVISSKGRMVRIGAKEISVLSRSATGYTVVGLDDGDTVADISIVRKDEGEE comes from the coding sequence ATGGAGCATAACTCAAAGCAGAGCAAACTTTTTGAAATCAACAAAGTAATATCTCTGCCGCTGGAAGAAGAAATAAAGCAAAGCTATCTCAACTACGCTATGAGCGTCATCGTGGGCCGCGCGCTCCCCGACGCGCGCGACGGGCTGAAGCCCGTTCAGCGGAGGATACTGTTCGCCATGATGGAACTGGGGCTGCGTCATTCGCAGGCCTTTAAGAAGTCAGCGCGTATCGTCGGTGAAACGATGGGTAAATTCCATCCTCACGGAGACGCCGCGATCTACGACACGATGGCGCGCCTTTCACAGGATTTCAGTATGCGCTACATGCTCGTGGACGGACAGGGAAACTTTGGTTCTATAGACGGCGACCCGCCCGCAGCCATGCGTTACACCGAAGCGCGTCTGCACCCATTGGGCGAGGAGATGCTCACCGACATCAACGAAGATACCGTCGACTGGGGCCCCAACTTTGACGAATCACTAAAAGAACCGCTCGTGCTCCCGGCAAGGATACCAAATCTTCTTGTAAACGGCAGCACCGGCATCGCGGTAGGCATGGCCACAAATATGCCTCCTCACAACCTCACCGAAGCGATAGACGTATGCTGCGCGATGCTCGACAACCCCGATGTAGAGCTTGGCGAGCTGATGCAGCTTATGCCGGGGCCGGACTTCCCGACCGGCGGCATCATACTTGGGCGCGACGGCATAATAGACGCCTACAGGACGGGCCGCGGCAAAATAACGGTCCGCGGGCGCGTGGACATCGAAGACGGGCGCAAAAACAGGCGCGCGATAATCATCACCGAGATACCATATATGGTCAACAAGACCAATTTTATAGAGACGATAGCAAAATGCGTCCAGAGCGGAATGATCGACGGAATATCAGACCTCCGCGATGAGTCCGACCGCAAGGGGATGCGCGTCGTAGTCGAACTCCAGCGAGACGCTGACCCAAATCTCGTGCTTCGCCAGCTATACACGAGAACGCAGCTTCAAAGCACCTTCGGCGTCATAAACCTTGCCATTGTCGACGGAGCGACGAGGGAACTGCCCCTCAAAGAGATGGTCTCGCTCTTCCTCGACCACCGCCGCGACGTCGTGCGCAGGCGCACCGAGTTCCGCCTGAGAAAGGCGGAGGACCGCAGGCACATCGTTGACGGGCTGCTCCGCGCGCTTGACGTGATCGATCAGGTCATAAGCATAATCAGAGGTTCGGACAACGCGGTCACCGCCCGCACAAGGCTCATGGACGAGCTTGAGTTCTCCGAGATACAGGCTCAGGCGATACTCGACATGCGCCTGCAGCGCCTCACGGGGCTTGAGCGTGAAAAGCTCGACGCCGAACTGGCGCAGCTTCTGATGGACATCGAAAGATACACCAGCATACTCTCGAGCCACCTCGTGCTGGACTCTGTTGTAAAAGAAGAGCTGAAAGATATAAAGGCCTCCTACGGAGACAAGCGCCGCACAGACATCGAAAACGCGGCGGACGAGGTCGCAGACGAAGATCTCATCCCGGAGGCGGACATCGTAGTGGCGCTTTCCCGCGACGGATACATCCGCCGGATGCCGCTTCAGGACTACCGCGTGCAGCTTCGCGGCGGCAAAGGCGTTAAGGGAGTTACACCGAAGGCGGAGGATGAAATATCCATCATCGCCACCACCACGACGCACAGAACGATATACCTCTTTACCAACAAGGGCCGCGTCTTCGGCGTGCGCGGCTTCACGCTGCCTGAGCCCAAGACCGGCAAGGGCAAGCTTGTAGGCACCATCATCACGCTTGAAAAAGATGAAAAGGCCGTCGCAATAAAGGACAGCATGCTGGACGGCGCAAAATTTGTCTTTTTTGTTACAAAACAGGGCACCTCAAAGAGGCTTCCCGTGGAAGAGCTGGACGGCCTCACCCGCGCCGGCCGCCGCGTGCTGAGCCTCACGGAGGGCGACGACATCTCGCGCGTGCGCTTTACAAGCGGTACGGACGACCTTCTGCTCACCACGGCGCTCGGGCAGACGCTGCGCGTAAACGAAGAGGAATTCCGCCCGCTCGGCCGTCAGGCACAGGGCGTGCGCGGCATCAGGCTCGACGAGGGTGATACCGTTGTAGGCTGCGATGTAGTCAACGACGCGAACAAAGTGCTCTTCATCAGCGAGCGCGGCATCGGCAAGCGCACGGTCTATGACGAATTTACGCAGCACCACCGCGCCGGATACGGCGTCCGCGCAATGAAGCTCTCTGAAAAGACGGGCGAGCTGGTGGGCGCGTGGGGCGTAAACGAAGAAGAAGAGCTCATCGTCATAAGCAGCAAGGGACGCATGGTGCGCATCGGCGCGAAAGAAATTTCCGTGCTGAGCCGCTCCGCCACAGGCTACACCGTGGTCGGGCTTGACGACGGCGACACAGTGGCCGACATCAGCATCGTCCGCAAAGACGAAGGAGAGGAATAA